The following are encoded together in the Deinococcus soli (ex Cha et al. 2016) genome:
- the mreC gene encoding rod shape-determining protein MreC → MKGWRLILAVFAGLLFLSMVLTRFQVAAPAALRAGVAPVTRLSVTAADNVRRAYVTLMQDRDQSAQVKALQKENDLLKQRNELLSREVGRLKQVLVITTTQAPNALAIAQVIGVDPSPLQARLDLNRGARDGVRVHMPVTVPAGLVGQVVSVAPGQSTVLALVDPESAVGVTLQGNRGGRGVAHGTPPDRLRAEFSRGVPIKVGDVLVTNSQGGVFPVGIPVGRVEEVLPMGPNDISRTVIVKPAVDVGVVEDVTILEGL, encoded by the coding sequence GTGAAGGGCTGGCGGTTGATCCTGGCGGTGTTCGCGGGCCTGTTGTTTCTCAGTATGGTCCTGACGCGGTTTCAGGTGGCGGCCCCGGCGGCGCTGCGGGCGGGCGTGGCGCCCGTGACGCGCCTGTCGGTCACGGCGGCGGACAACGTGCGCCGCGCGTACGTGACGCTCATGCAGGACCGGGACCAGTCGGCGCAGGTGAAGGCGCTGCAGAAGGAGAACGACCTCCTGAAGCAGCGCAACGAGTTGCTGTCGCGTGAGGTGGGGCGACTGAAGCAGGTGCTGGTCATCACGACCACGCAGGCGCCGAACGCGCTGGCGATCGCGCAGGTAATCGGCGTGGACCCCAGTCCGCTTCAGGCGCGGCTGGACCTGAACCGTGGCGCGCGGGACGGCGTGCGGGTGCACATGCCCGTGACGGTCCCGGCGGGGCTGGTGGGTCAGGTGGTGAGTGTCGCGCCGGGGCAGTCCACGGTGCTGGCGCTCGTGGACCCGGAGAGTGCCGTGGGTGTGACGCTCCAGGGCAACCGGGGTGGGCGTGGCGTGGCGCATGGCACGCCGCCGGACCGGTTGCGGGCGGAGTTCTCGCGGGGCGTGCCGATCAAGGTGGGGGACGTGCTCGTGACGAACAGTCAGGGGGGCGTGTTCCCGGTGGGGATCCCGGTAGGGCGCGTAGAGGAGGTGCTGCCGATGGGACCGAATGACATCAGCCGCACGGTGATCGTGAAGCCTGCCGTGGACGTGGGCGTGGTGGAAGACGTGACGATCCTGGAGGGCCTGTGA
- a CDS encoding Maf family nucleotide pyrophosphatase, translating into MVLASGSPRRRELLTGLGVPFTVQVSGEPEDSREADPARLAAELALLKGRAVARMAEGAVVIAADTVVAAGAELLGKPESAQENEVFLRRLSGRTHEVYTGVAVLSGDAEVVEVARTAVTFRTLLPQEIAYYAASGEGLDKAGGYGIQGLGMALVERLEGEYSNVVGFPLSVVTRLLRGAGVPVWGTLGAGAE; encoded by the coding sequence GTGGTGCTCGCGTCGGGCAGTCCGCGTCGGCGGGAACTGCTGACCGGGCTGGGCGTGCCGTTCACCGTGCAGGTCAGTGGTGAGCCGGAGGACAGCCGTGAGGCGGACCCGGCGCGGCTGGCGGCGGAACTGGCGCTGCTGAAGGGCCGCGCGGTGGCGCGCATGGCGGAAGGCGCTGTGGTGATCGCGGCAGATACCGTGGTCGCGGCGGGCGCGGAGTTGCTGGGCAAGCCGGAGTCCGCGCAGGAGAACGAGGTGTTCCTGCGCCGCCTGTCGGGCCGCACGCACGAGGTGTATACGGGCGTCGCGGTGCTGTCGGGTGACGCAGAGGTGGTGGAGGTGGCGCGCACAGCGGTCACCTTCCGCACCCTGCTGCCCCAAGAGATCGCGTACTACGCCGCGTCCGGCGAGGGGCTGGACAAGGCGGGCGGGTACGGCATCCAGGGGCTGGGGATGGCGCTCGTGGAGCGGCTGGAGGGTGAGTACTCGAACGTGGTGGGCTTCCCGCTGAGTGTCGTGACGCGCCTGCTGCGCGGGGCGGGGGTGCCCGTGTGGGGCACGCTGGGGGCCGGGGCCGAGTGA
- the deoC gene encoding deoxyribose-phosphate aldolase: MKLSSFIDHTLLKPTATRADIVKLCAEARENSFFAVCLNPVFIGLAKAELAGSDVKVATVCGFPLGAVSSEQKAVEARLSVEAGADEVDMVIHIGAALANDWDAVEADVRAVRRAIPDAALKVIIETCFLSDEQKREATAAVVRAGADFVKTSTGFGTGGATLDDVRLMAEVIAGLGAQERVQIKAAGGVRTPDDARAMIEAGATRLGTSGGVALVAGERMGEGY, from the coding sequence GTGAAGCTGTCTTCGTTCATTGACCATACCCTCCTGAAGCCCACCGCCACCCGCGCGGACATCGTGAAATTGTGCGCCGAGGCGCGTGAAAACTCGTTCTTTGCGGTGTGCCTGAACCCGGTGTTCATTGGGCTGGCGAAAGCGGAGCTGGCGGGTTCGGACGTGAAGGTGGCGACCGTGTGTGGGTTCCCGCTGGGTGCGGTCAGTAGCGAGCAGAAGGCCGTGGAGGCGCGTCTGAGTGTGGAGGCGGGTGCGGACGAGGTGGATATGGTGATTCACATCGGCGCGGCGCTGGCGAATGACTGGGACGCGGTGGAGGCGGATGTGCGCGCGGTGCGCCGTGCGATTCCGGACGCCGCGCTGAAGGTGATCATCGAGACGTGTTTCCTGAGTGATGAGCAGAAGCGGGAGGCGACGGCGGCGGTGGTGCGGGCCGGGGCGGACTTCGTGAAGACGAGCACGGGCTTCGGCACGGGCGGCGCGACGCTGGACGACGTGCGTCTGATGGCGGAGGTGATCGCGGGTCTGGGCGCGCAGGAGCGCGTGCAGATCAAGGCGGCGGGTGGCGTGCGCACGCCGGATGACGCGCGGGCCATGATCGAGGCCGGGGCGACGCGCCTGGGTACGTCAGGCGGCGTGGCGCTGGTGGCGGGCGAGCGGATGGGCGAGGGGTACTGA
- a CDS encoding PaaI family thioesterase, whose amino-acid sequence MTQAATLPAFAAQAVKKALHDIPMNATVGVQITDVGVGWATGEAPDTAPFRNHLGTIHAGVQFLLAEAVSGAAFAGAFAAQLVGAVPLIEKLETHYVNRAVGDLTARAEAADAAQVAAAHAEFAQDGRARLVINVTVQDGEGKDVMRAVAHWYLRARPQAK is encoded by the coding sequence ATGACCCAAGCTGCCACCCTGCCCGCTTTCGCCGCCCAGGCCGTGAAGAAGGCCCTGCACGACATTCCCATGAACGCCACGGTCGGCGTGCAGATCACGGACGTGGGGGTGGGCTGGGCGACCGGGGAAGCGCCGGATACCGCGCCGTTCCGCAACCACCTTGGCACCATTCATGCGGGCGTGCAGTTCCTGCTGGCCGAGGCCGTGAGTGGCGCGGCGTTCGCGGGGGCGTTCGCGGCGCAGCTGGTGGGTGCGGTGCCGCTGATCGAGAAGCTGGAAACGCACTACGTGAACCGCGCCGTGGGTGACCTGACCGCGCGGGCCGAGGCGGCGGACGCGGCGCAGGTCGCGGCGGCCCACGCAGAGTTCGCGCAGGACGGCCGCGCGCGACTGGTGATCAACGTGACCGTGCAGGACGGCGAGGGCAAGGACGTGATGCGCGCCGTGGCTCACTGGTACCTCCGCGCCCGCCCGCAGGCGAAGTAA
- a CDS encoding AAA family ATPase has protein sequence MAAVLLTGMSGAGKSATLLELARRGIRVMDTDADEWNEWVQAPDGPDWVWRLDRLHALLDEVGPEPLVLAGCRSNQGALYPCLRAAVLLTAPLPVLLMRVQNRENPYGSTAEDRARIAEHVAWVEPLLRRSATLVLDTAQLSVAQVADQVEALLNGAGAGAPLG, from the coding sequence GTGGCGGCGGTGCTCCTGACGGGGATGTCCGGTGCGGGCAAGAGCGCCACGCTGCTGGAACTTGCCCGGCGGGGCATCCGCGTGATGGACACGGACGCCGACGAGTGGAACGAGTGGGTGCAGGCGCCGGACGGCCCGGACTGGGTGTGGCGGCTGGATCGCCTGCATGCGCTGCTGGACGAGGTGGGGCCCGAGCCGCTGGTGCTGGCGGGCTGCCGGAGTAACCAGGGGGCGCTGTACCCGTGCCTCCGTGCGGCGGTGCTGCTGACGGCACCGCTGCCGGTCCTGTTGATGCGGGTGCAGAACCGTGAGAACCCGTACGGCAGCACGGCGGAGGACCGGGCGCGGATCGCGGAGCACGTGGCGTGGGTCGAGCCGCTGCTGCGCCGGTCCGCGACCCTGGTGCTGGATACGGCGCAGCTGTCGGTGGCGCAGGTTGCCGATCAGGTCGAGGCGCTCCTGAATGGGGCCGGTGCCGGGGCACCGCTGGGCTGA